Below is a genomic region from Triticum dicoccoides isolate Atlit2015 ecotype Zavitan chromosome 5A, WEW_v2.0, whole genome shotgun sequence.
TCCCGATTTAAATACATCATCATTGTGCCCTAAAAAATGGATCTGTCCAAAAATCCTACACCGTTTGTTGATTGACCGATCACAGCCATCAGGCCACGACCGATCGATGACAGAAAAAAAGGGGGAAGAAACGACGCAATTATACTATACTTATTCCTCGCAAGTTGGTGATAAAAATCTCTGGTAGGTAGAATATAACTGACACAACAGTCTTCGAACTGGAGATACAAACATGATGAACACAGAGGCAAAGTCGTCGCCACTTATCTTATCTTGATTGTGTAGGGGAGCAGAGGAGGCCCGAGGCGTCCGCTCCGACCACCGAGAGCTCGCATATGCTGCACAGCTGACCCTCGACCGAGGGCACGAACCGGGACGCGCAGTAGGGGCAGGAGACGTCCTTCTGCCCGCGGTAGATTGGGACAAAGGTGGCCCCGCAGACGACAAACGGGTTTCTGAAGTCGTAGTTCAGCTGGTGGGCGTCCTTCCTATCGCCGCAGGCCTGCAGGACCTGACGGGCCTTCTTCGCCTGGGCCTCGTTCGGGCCATTGTCCAGGAGCATGCGGGCAAAGTTTGCTGCGGTGGCGTAGTTCCCGCCCTTGAAGCAGAGGCCCATGGCGCTGGTGAGGACGAGGCGCATGTGGACCTTCTGCAGCTTGCAGTTGGTGAAGTATGCTGCCAGCTCCTGCTGCCGGGTGGCGTCGTTTTTCAGCTCCTTCCTCTTGACTTCCATCCTGAGACCAAGGACATACTCCCTCACTATCTCGATAAGCTCCTTCACTTCATCGACCTCTCTCCGTGAGTCCACGACAAGGAGCGGGATGGTGTAGAGGATGTTGAGGAACTGCCTCAGTGCCTCTGGGAACTTGCCCTCGGTTGTGGCTTTGTATGCAGCCTTCAGCTTGTCGTCCATTTGCGCAAAGCTAAACACAAGTGCAGGTGGGCCCCTCACATTGGGACTGGCAGATTCACTCCAGCCTTTCTCAACAGCAATAGGTATCACTGGAGCACTTGCAAATGCACGCAGAAAGGTATGACTGCCCATATGTGCATCAAGAAACAAGGCCTTCAAAGGAGCAAAGTTCTTGATGCCCAACTGGCGGCTAAGCAGCCGCATTGCTGTGTCAAAGTTCCCAGCTGCAGCATGCTCCCCAGCAAGAGATGACTTCTGAGTCCAGATTTGACTGACAGGCATGCCTGGTGTGGGAGCCACGAACAAAGCAGAGCGTTCCGGACCTCTAGCTTTCGGTGTATCTGCCTCCGGCGGCAATTCCAGATCTTCGAGGTCCCAGCCACCTTCCTCGTCCCCATCCTCTTCATTTGTTTCGCTTTCATCGGCATGGCCAGCATCTCCATTTTCTATCACATGACTTGCATCAACAATTTCCAGGTCTTCATCACCCCAATCACCACCAGCATCATCATAATCTTCCTCCTGCTCTGCCCTCCCAGTAGCATCTAGTCCACCCTCAAAAATACCACGCATCACCCTCAACAATGGCCAATCACCACAAGCTGTGAGAGGTGCTGGAGGGATTAAAAGTGATCTTGTTTTCCCTTCCGGTAGAGAAGGTACATCTTCTCCTAACTCACCAGCAAGCCTATCGGCAATTTCAGTGAGCCCATGAGTGGCAGCAGTCACATATGCTAGTGGTAGCTGTCCTGCATTCTCCAAGATCTCGACTCTTTTCTTAGCATCTCCAAGATACAATGCATTGTGGAACTGGCCCATCAAATTGTTATTCTGCCCAGCTATCTTAGACATGAAACCCACCTTGTCCAAGTAACCAGTTAGCAGATAAAGAAAAGCAAGCCTGTCAAAATTCTTTGTACGCTggtatgcatattcaacaataccaACATTTCCCTGCCTCAGAGCCTCAATTCCCAACCTGTACCAGTGATCCTTGTCATCGAGCTCCTTTGCGGAAGCAACAGCAATTTGGATGTTCCCGCTTTCAAGAGCCAGGTTAAATCTGGTCTTTTCATCTTTCACAAAGTGGAGAGCAACTTCTGGAAACCCTTTCTGTTGCAAATAAGAAATGACTGCCTGCCCGCACAGCTGTGAGTTCTTAATCATACTCATAACATGATCATAGCGCTTCCGTAGAAGGGCCAGCTTGAAAATGTATTCAGAAGCATCAACTGTAATAATCTTGTTCTTTCCATCACGGTCCAGAAAGGCAATGGTGTTCCCCACAACCTTGGTTATGTAAATAGGAACATCAAGTGTTTTGATAATGCCACTGTCCCCATTAGGAAGGCAGTACTTGATATGGTTCAGAGTGGAATATATGAACACACCATTTTCATCCCAGGCACCACTCTTTACACGTATGGTTTCGTGAAGTGTGCAGCGATGGACAAGCTTCTTGTTTGCAATGACTACAGCATGTTTGCTGAGTAGTGCAACAGACTCCATATCATTCGACCAGATCACATACTTAACAGCAGATGCCTGGAGTTCACCAAGAACAAGCCGCTGCTGCAGATCAAAGATGGCCACCCTGTCTTCAGCTCTGCACAATACGTTACCAGTTCCAGCATAGTAAATAACATCAGTTCCAATAGGAAGAGGGCTTTTCTTCACAATCTCATTCTTAAGACTCTTCACCAAAACCTGGTTGCTGCTCTTCTCCAGGACTGCAAACCTGTTCCGGGCTATGAAAACTGCAGAACCACCAGATCCCTTCTTTGCATCCTGCAAATAATCAGCCCTGCCAGCAGAATCTTTAGGAACAATGAAAAGCTCATATGAGCCCCCATCCACATCAGAGCAGATCAAGACAGCATTCTCAGTTGGGCTATATGATAATGTCCTTGGTGACTGATTCAAGCTGACCGACCCAGGCCTTCTTATCGGAGCCACCTGGACCTCCTTCTGTGTTGAGTACTCATAGAAACGGAGGAAGCGGTCCTTCACATAGAACACTGTATCACCACTAACAGCGAAAGCTGGGCGCTCTCTCTCCAACTTAAACACAATCATGCCACTATCATGACCAGCTGCAAGAAGATTCATTTCAGGGTGAGCAGCAAGGACCCAGAAGCGGTCATGCTCCCGCCTGAATGTCTGGATACCAGTTCTCTTTGTGGCATCCCAAACACGGATGCTCTTGTCTTCTGAGTTGGATACAATGATGTCCTGCTTCGCGTGGAACAATACACAAGAGACATTGTTCATGTGACCTCTAAGAGTATCAACCTCCCATGCCTTTGTATCTGTTCATAAACATCTAAACTCAGGAAAtggcaagataaaacaaactttataATATTCATGAAAGAGCAAGACAAAACATACTTCTTAACAGAATTAAATGAAGATGAATAGTGGCATGCTATTTATTAGTTGGCACATGAAAGTTTGTTGGGTATCATCACTGTAACTTGGCATGTGAAGTACCATGCAGAAAAAAAGGTGCAAAGTTGAGAAGGGATCAACAGTGTTACCATTCATCCTCCAGAGTTTCACTTGCCGGTCATCTGCCCCAGAAACAATAAGTGGCAGGGTGGGATGAAACGATGCCCAGTTGACCCCACGGTCGTGACCCTCCAAGACATACTTGACCACAGCATCAATGCCTCCAAACAGATCAGTGTTCATCTGAGTGAGACGCATGATGTCATCGGCTGGGGACGACGACTTCTTCCTGAGCGCGCCAATATCCCACACCCGGACGGTCTGATCCAGAGACGCTGACACGACCAGGTCCTCCTTGGGATGGAAGGAAGCACACATGACATAGTGATTATGCCCCGTCAGCACGGCCACGCAGGTGCGTGACTGCCAGTTCCAGACACGGATTGTCTGGTCATCACTGGCACTGACGATCCACGGGTGCTCGTCGTGGAACTGGACCGTGCGGATGTAGTCAAGGTGGCCATGGAGCGTGAAGAGGCAGCGGTGCGTTTTGTAGTTCCACACCTTGATCTTGTAATCGTCACCTGCAATGCACAAACCAAAGAGCAAAAAGCGTTATACAGAATCCATtgccatgagatgcgtgtgcaactACAGCCCAATCTAATCTTAGGATTATAATGTGAACATGAACTGGTCAATACTTATTATAACCAAGAATCGCATGACACATAGCACCACAAAGTATGCACAGAGAACCCACAACTTGCTCAGAAGTTGCAACACAGCTAATAAGTAGAACTTTTTAtatcaaaaaaaaaaactaataaGTAGAAAGCACGCTTATAGCCACTAAGATCTGCTCTTCCTATTTTGCTTAAATACTGGGAAAATTAGTACAAGTGCGATCGGGGTCGGTGCTTCTGGGCTCATATGATATGATGAGTTGACTGGCAGGCACCTAGAGTACTGCTAGGTGGGGTTCCAGATTATAATGTTATACTAGTCACTGCTTGTAGGACTTGGAATCGCATCAAGTATATCCCAGATCATGCAAATGGAAACTCAGAACCTACCAACCAGTTGCAACAACACTGCTAAGTACAAATAACAAGAATGAACAAGCAGATCTAGTCCGATTCTTGTTTGCTGATCAAACAGTGATGCATCACTAGAAGTAGGATCAGGGTGTTTGTTCCACGGTGGGCTGATAACAGAATGGCCGACCATTGACGAGCTGGGAGCGGAGCCATCTGATCGGCGGAAGCGGTTGGCAAGGCCAGATCCGGGGATCAGGGAAGAGCGGCGGGGGAGGGGAGatctagggagggagggagggagcgggTAGGTACCTCCGGATACGAAGAGCGGCTGTGTCTTGTGGAAGTGGACGCCGCGGACGGGGCCGTCGTGCTCGTCGAAGCGGTCGAGGAGGGTGCCCATGCGGTAGTCCCACATCTGGACGACCCCGCTGTGGAGGCTGGCGAGGATCCATGGGCGGCGCGGGTGGAAGGCGAGCCCCTTGACGCGGTTGCTCTTGGTCTCGAACTTGGTcagcatctcgccgccgccgccgccgccgccggggacgGCGCTCCTCCGACTAAACCCACCGGCGGgagcgagagggagggagaggtggGTGGATCTGGGCTCAGTTTGGATCTCGGAGACGAGAAGAGAAGGGAAGAAGATGTGTGTGCTGGGCTGGGTGGGTTTTTCTTTCCTTTCCCCCCTCCTACTTGACTTGCTCGGACGTGGTGGTGCCGGTGGGGATGCTTATCTGCTCCATCTGCGCCGTCGGGCGCGGCCCGGGCCATCCCCAGCCGTTGGATCCCCGCCACAACCAGCGCTTTGCGTTGCCTGCACACTACTTGTGGCCCCGACTTGTCTTCTATCTAAGGCAAAAAAAAGGACTCTCCCATTTTGCAACCCCCATCCCTCTCTTCTTTTTACAAACGGCGCAATTTTTATCGGCACTTTCACACAAACGACACACTTTGTGTTACTGACGGGGTGCCACCGGCATGCCGACAACGCAATGGTGTGCCGATTGTCGAAGTCAAAGAAAGGCGTGCCATTCATTTCGCCAACCCTTGCCTTTGCTTCCATCTTCGTTCACAGCCATTGCTTGACCATTGCTGCCGTCATCTCCCCTCATCCCTGGATCTGGCCTTGCCAACTCCATTCTCCATTGTTATCGTCGTATTACTTGTTGTCGCCACAATCTAACTTGCTCCTGAAAATTGACTTATGGTCGTTATCCGAACGCTACTTATGGCCGGTTCAAAAGTCACGTACCTCTTATTCTCCTAAATTTACTTGTTAATAATTTTTTCGTTattgggaaggggaagaagaaggagcCTCATCACAACCATGTGAATGTGATTGTCGTTCTGCCAAGGAAACGATGCTCTGAGTGTGTTGaaggcatgtgatacgtctccgtcgtatctacttttctaaacattTTTGCTCTTATTTTAaattctaatttgcatgattttaatgaaactgatccggactgacgttgttttcagcagaactatcatgttgttgtttttgtgcagaaatacaaATTTttggaattggacgaaactttttagaatttttttatggaatatataaaacaTACTGGAGCAAAGACCCACTGGAGGGGGACCACCTGTGCCCACAAGGCACCAAGGCGTGCCCCACCctgggcgtgccctagtgggtggtggggcccacatggctccgctgaccctaatctCAACACTATAAATTTCTATTTCCTAAGAAAAAATAGGAGAAAAAGTttaatcgc
It encodes:
- the LOC119304309 gene encoding coatomer subunit alpha-3-like: MLTKFETKSNRVKGLAFHPRRPWILASLHSGVVQMWDYRMGTLLDRFDEHDGPVRGVHFHKTQPLFVSGGDDYKIKVWNYKTHRCLFTLHGHLDYIRTVQFHDEHPWIVSASDDQTIRVWNWQSRTCVAVLTGHNHYVMCASFHPKEDLVVSASLDQTVRVWDIGALRKKSSSPADDIMRLTQMNTDLFGGIDAVVKYVLEGHDRGVNWASFHPTLPLIVSGADDRQVKLWRMNDTKAWEVDTLRGHMNNVSCVLFHAKQDIIVSNSEDKSIRVWDATKRTGIQTFRREHDRFWVLAAHPEMNLLAAGHDSGMIVFKLERERPAFAVSGDTVFYVKDRFLRFYEYSTQKEVQVAPIRRPGSVSLNQSPRTLSYSPTENAVLICSDVDGGSYELFIVPKDSAGRADYLQDAKKGSGGSAVFIARNRFAVLEKSSNQVLVKSLKNEIVKKSPLPIGTDVIYYAGTGNVLCRAEDRVAIFDLQQRLVLGELQASAVKYVIWSNDMESVALLSKHAVVIANKKLVHRCTLHETIRVKSGAWDENGVFIYSTLNHIKYCLPNGDSGIIKTLDVPIYITKVVGNTIAFLDRDGKNKIITVDASEYIFKLALLRKRYDHVMSMIKNSQLCGQAVISYLQQKGFPEVALHFVKDEKTRFNLALESGNIQIAVASAKELDDKDHWYRLGIEALRQGNVGIVEYAYQRTKNFDRLAFLYLLTGYLDKVGFMSKIAGQNNNLMGQFHNALYLGDAKKRVEILENAGQLPLAYVTAATHGLTEIADRLAGELGEDVPSLPEGKTRSLLIPPAPLTACGDWPLLRVMRGIFEGGLDATGRAEQEEDYDDAGGDWGDEDLEIVDASHVIENGDAGHADESETNEEDGDEEGGWDLEDLELPPEADTPKARGPERSALFVAPTPGMPVSQIWTQKSSLAGEHAAAGNFDTAMRLLSRQLGIKNFAPLKALFLDAHMGSHTFLRAFASAPVIPIAVEKGWSESASPNVRGPPALVFSFAQMDDKLKAAYKATTEGKFPEALRQFLNILYTIPLLVVDSRREVDEVKELIEIVREYVLGLRMEVKRKELKNDATRQQELAAYFTNCKLQKVHMRLVLTSAMGLCFKGGNYATAANFARMLLDNGPNEAQAKKARQVLQACGDRKDAHQLNYDFRNPFVVCGATFVPIYRGQKDVSCPYCASRFVPSVEGQLCSICELSVVGADASGLLCSPTQSR